The Lentzea guizhouensis genome contains a region encoding:
- a CDS encoding phosphotransferase family protein, translating to MDDLIAAMASVTGASGDPEVLGGDRGDVVVVRVGDVVAKAHPADTDVEALGQRLEIAAAHPELLLPPLRPLQFVDDRPVTVWPYGTPVSQADPDAAPWEESAQLLAELHAVPVRGPVAGSPERIVRAIRALPPELPHADVVLRAFEVLPPLDTSPRRALIHGDWHLGQLVHRGAWRLIDVDDLGVGDPVWDLARPAALFAAGVLPGDLWARFLNAYREAGGVALPTSEWEALNIPAQAYVVQMTARALVTGLQAVEPLVEACRRIFATHEHGDRG from the coding sequence GTGGACGATCTGATCGCGGCGATGGCCTCGGTGACCGGCGCTTCAGGCGACCCGGAGGTGCTCGGCGGCGACCGCGGTGACGTCGTGGTGGTGCGGGTGGGTGACGTGGTCGCGAAGGCGCACCCGGCGGACACGGACGTCGAGGCGCTGGGGCAACGGCTGGAGATCGCGGCGGCGCACCCGGAGCTGCTGCTGCCGCCGTTGCGCCCGTTGCAGTTCGTGGACGACCGGCCGGTCACGGTGTGGCCGTACGGGACGCCGGTCAGCCAGGCCGATCCGGACGCGGCGCCGTGGGAGGAGAGCGCGCAGCTGCTCGCGGAGCTGCACGCGGTGCCCGTGCGGGGGCCGGTCGCGGGCTCGCCGGAGCGGATCGTGCGGGCGATCAGGGCGTTGCCGCCGGAGCTGCCGCACGCGGACGTGGTGCTGCGGGCGTTCGAGGTCCTGCCTCCGCTGGACACGTCCCCGAGGCGGGCGTTGATCCACGGTGACTGGCACCTCGGGCAGCTGGTGCACCGGGGCGCGTGGCGGTTGATCGACGTGGACGACCTCGGCGTCGGCGACCCGGTGTGGGACCTGGCGCGACCTGCGGCGTTGTTCGCGGCGGGGGTCCTGCCGGGAGACCTGTGGGCGCGGTTCCTGAACGCCTACCGCGAAGCGGGTGGTGTGGCGCTGCCGACATCAGAGTGGGAAGCACTCAACATCCCGGCTCAGGCGTACGTTGTGCAGATGACGGCGCGGGCGCTGGTGACCGGCCTGCAGGCCGTGGAACCGCTGGTCGAGGCATGTCGTCGGATCTTCGCGACGCACGAGCACGGCGACCGCGGCTAA
- a CDS encoding LppU/SCO3897 family protein, translating to MRNIVVITALALVVSGCSLWTEQPGVGECAKIVDLSRNDVELTKADCSSQEGVYKLVSIERGVTAPCPGGDYVEEASARNRKTKRKTRECYALNVREGDCLKQVGDFDTRVACGTGTRKVSKVVTGRSDRSQCGAGDDVRTYDRPPTTICISR from the coding sequence GTGAGGAACATCGTCGTGATCACCGCGCTCGCGCTGGTCGTGTCCGGTTGCTCGCTGTGGACCGAACAGCCGGGCGTCGGCGAGTGCGCCAAGATCGTCGACCTGTCCCGCAACGACGTCGAGCTGACGAAGGCGGACTGCTCGTCGCAGGAAGGCGTCTACAAGCTGGTCTCCATCGAACGCGGCGTCACGGCGCCGTGTCCCGGTGGCGACTACGTGGAGGAAGCGTCGGCGCGCAACCGCAAGACCAAGCGCAAGACGCGGGAGTGCTACGCCCTCAACGTGCGCGAGGGCGACTGCCTCAAGCAGGTCGGCGACTTCGACACGCGGGTCGCCTGCGGCACGGGCACGCGCAAGGTCAGCAAGGTCGTCACCGGCAGGTCGGACCGGTCGCAGTGCGGCGCCGGTGACGACGTCCGGACCTACGACAGGCCGCCGACCACGATCTGCATCTCCAGGTAA
- the rpsL gene encoding 30S ribosomal protein S12, producing MPTIQQLVRKGRQDKVAKQKTAALKGSPQRRGVCTRVYTTTPKKPNSALRKVARVKLTSGIEVTAYIPGEGHNLQEHSMVLVRGGRVKDLPGVRYKIIRGSLDTQGVKNRKQARSRYGAKKEKS from the coding sequence ATGCCAACGATCCAGCAGCTGGTCCGCAAGGGCCGCCAGGACAAGGTGGCGAAGCAGAAGACGGCGGCCCTCAAGGGCTCGCCGCAGCGGCGCGGTGTGTGCACCCGCGTTTACACCACCACCCCCAAGAAGCCGAACTCCGCACTGCGCAAGGTCGCTCGCGTGAAGCTGACCAGCGGTATCGAGGTCACGGCGTACATCCCCGGTGAGGGCCACAACCTCCAGGAGCACTCGATGGTGCTCGTGCGTGGTGGCCGTGTGAAGGACCTCCCGGGTGTTCGTTACAAGATCATCCGTGGCTCTCTCGACACCCAGGGTGTCAAGAACCGCAAGCAGGCTCGCAGCCGTTACGGCGCGAAGAAGGAGAAGAGCTGA
- the rpsG gene encoding 30S ribosomal protein S7, whose product MPRKGPAPKRPLISDPVYSSPLVTQLINKVLVDGKRSVAEKIVYEALEGAREKTGTDPVVTLKRALDNVKPALEVKSRRVGGATYQVPVEVKPGRSTTLALRWLITFSRQRREKTMVERLMNELLDASNGLGASVKRREDTHKMAESNKAFAHYRW is encoded by the coding sequence ATGCCCCGCAAGGGACCGGCCCCCAAGCGGCCGCTGATCTCCGACCCGGTCTACAGCTCGCCGCTGGTGACCCAGCTCATCAACAAGGTGCTGGTCGACGGCAAGCGCTCGGTGGCCGAGAAGATCGTCTACGAAGCGCTCGAGGGTGCTCGCGAGAAGACCGGTACCGACCCGGTCGTCACGCTGAAGCGCGCGCTCGACAACGTCAAGCCGGCCCTCGAGGTCAAGAGCCGCCGTGTCGGTGGCGCGACCTACCAGGTCCCGGTCGAGGTGAAGCCCGGTCGCTCCACCACGCTGGCGCTGCGCTGGCTGATCACCTTCTCGCGGCAGCGCCGTGAGAAGACCATGGTCGAGCGTCTGATGAACGAGCTGCTCGATGCGAGCAACGGTCTCGGTGCGAGCGTCAAGCGCCGTGAGGACACTCACAAGATGGCCGAGTCCAACAAGGCCTTCGCCCACTACCGCTGGTGA
- the fusA gene encoding elongation factor G yields MAQDVLTDLAKVRNIGIMAHIDAGKTTTTERILFYTGISYKIGEVHDGAAVMDWMEQEQERGITITSAATTCYWKNHQINLIDTPGHVDFTVEVERNLRVLDGAVAVFDGKEGVEPQSEQVWRQATKYDVPRICFVNKMDKLGADFYFTIRTISERLGAKPLPIQIPIGAESDFIGVVDLIEMRALTWRGEVQKGEDYAIEEIPADLVERAQEFREQLLEAVAETDDELTEKYFEQGDLSVEEIKAGLRKIVAEGTAYPILCGSAFKNKGVQPMLDAVIDFLPSPLDLPPVEGTLQDGETVVSRKASSEEPFSALAFKIAVHPFFGKLTYIRVYSGKVASGTQVVNATKDRKERIGKIFQMHANKENPVTEAIAGHIYAVIGLKDTTTGETLADPANPIVLESMTFPEPVIQVAIEPKTKADQEKLGTAIQKLAEEDPTFRVNLDQETGQTIIAGMGELHLDILVDRMRREFKVEANIGKPQVAYRETIRKAVEKYSYTHKKQTGGSGQFAKVLVTVEPLEKKEDGALYEFVNAVTGGRIPREYIPSVDAGAQDALQYGVLAGYPLVGVKVTLLDGAYHEVDSSEMAFKIAGSMALKEAARQASPAILEPLMAVEVTTPEEYMGDVIGDLNSRRGQIQAMEERSGIRVVKALVPLSEMFGYVGDLRSKTQGRANYSMVFDSYAEVPANVSKEIIAKATGE; encoded by the coding sequence GTGGCACAGGACGTGCTCACTGATCTTGCCAAGGTCCGCAACATCGGGATCATGGCTCACATCGACGCGGGCAAGACCACGACGACCGAGCGGATTCTCTTCTACACGGGAATCAGCTACAAGATCGGCGAGGTTCACGACGGCGCGGCCGTGATGGACTGGATGGAGCAGGAGCAGGAGCGCGGCATCACGATCACGTCGGCCGCGACGACCTGCTACTGGAAGAACCACCAGATCAACCTGATCGACACGCCCGGCCACGTCGACTTCACCGTCGAGGTCGAGCGCAACCTGCGCGTCCTCGACGGCGCCGTCGCCGTCTTCGACGGCAAGGAGGGCGTCGAGCCGCAGTCCGAGCAGGTCTGGCGGCAGGCGACCAAGTACGACGTCCCGCGCATCTGCTTCGTCAACAAGATGGACAAGCTCGGCGCGGACTTCTACTTCACCATCCGCACCATCTCCGAGCGCCTGGGCGCCAAGCCCCTCCCGATCCAGATCCCGATCGGTGCCGAGAGCGACTTCATCGGCGTCGTCGACCTGATCGAGATGCGCGCGCTCACGTGGCGTGGCGAGGTCCAGAAGGGCGAGGACTACGCGATCGAGGAGATCCCCGCGGATCTCGTCGAGCGCGCGCAGGAGTTCCGCGAGCAGCTCCTCGAGGCCGTCGCCGAGACCGACGACGAGCTCACCGAGAAGTACTTCGAGCAGGGCGACCTGTCCGTCGAGGAGATCAAGGCCGGCCTCCGCAAGATCGTTGCCGAGGGCACCGCCTACCCGATCCTCTGCGGCTCCGCGTTCAAGAACAAGGGCGTCCAGCCCATGCTCGACGCGGTGATCGACTTCCTGCCGTCGCCGCTGGACCTCCCGCCGGTCGAGGGCACGCTGCAGGACGGCGAGACCGTCGTGTCGCGCAAGGCCTCCTCCGAGGAGCCCTTCTCGGCGCTGGCGTTCAAGATCGCCGTGCACCCGTTCTTCGGCAAGCTGACCTACATCCGGGTCTACTCGGGCAAGGTCGCCTCCGGCACCCAGGTCGTCAACGCGACCAAGGACCGCAAGGAGCGCATCGGGAAGATCTTCCAGATGCACGCCAACAAGGAGAACCCGGTCACCGAGGCCATCGCCGGTCACATCTACGCCGTGATCGGTCTGAAGGACACGACGACCGGTGAGACCCTCGCCGACCCGGCGAACCCCATCGTCCTCGAGTCGATGACGTTCCCCGAGCCGGTCATCCAGGTCGCCATCGAGCCCAAGACGAAGGCCGACCAGGAGAAGCTGGGCACCGCGATCCAGAAGCTGGCCGAGGAGGACCCGACGTTCCGGGTCAACCTCGACCAGGAGACGGGCCAGACCATCATCGCCGGCATGGGCGAGCTCCACCTGGACATCCTGGTGGACCGCATGCGCCGCGAGTTCAAGGTCGAGGCCAACATCGGCAAGCCTCAGGTGGCGTACCGGGAGACCATCCGCAAGGCGGTGGAGAAGTACTCCTACACCCACAAGAAGCAGACCGGTGGCTCCGGCCAGTTCGCGAAGGTGCTCGTCACCGTCGAGCCGCTGGAGAAGAAGGAAGACGGCGCGCTCTACGAGTTCGTCAACGCCGTCACCGGTGGTCGCATCCCCCGCGAGTACATCCCGTCGGTCGACGCGGGTGCGCAGGACGCGCTGCAGTACGGCGTGCTGGCGGGCTACCCGCTGGTCGGCGTGAAGGTGACGCTGCTCGACGGCGCCTACCACGAGGTCGACTCCTCGGAAATGGCGTTCAAGATCGCTGGTTCGATGGCCCTCAAGGAAGCCGCCCGTCAGGCGTCTCCCGCGATCCTCGAGCCGCTGATGGCCGTCGAGGTCACGACGCCCGAGGAGTACATGGGCGACGTGATCGGCGACCTGAACTCCCGCCGTGGCCAGATCCAGGCCATGGAGGAGCGCAGCGGTATCCGTGTCGTCAAGGCGCTGGTCCCGCTGTCGGAAATGTTCGGGTACGTGGGTGACCTGCGGTCCAAGACCCAGGGTCGTGCCAACTACTCGATGGTGTTCGACTCCTACGCAGAGGTTCCCGCGAACGTCTCGAAGGAGATCATCGCGAAGGCGACTGGGGAATAA
- the tuf gene encoding elongation factor Tu: MAKAKFERTKPHVNIGTIGHIDHGKTTLTAAISKVLHDAYPDVNASFAFDQIDKAPEEKQRGITISIAHIEYQTENRHYAHVDCPGHADYIKNMITGAAQMDGAILVVAATDGPMPQTKEHVLLARQVGVPYIVVALNKADMVDDEEILELVELEVRELLSEYEFPGDDLPVVRVSALKALEGDETWGKSVLELMAAVDSAIPEPERDTEKPFLMPVEDVFTITGRGTVVTGRIERGIINVNSEIEIVGIKETSKKTTVTSIEMFKKFLDEGRAGDNAALLLRGIKREEVERGMVIVKPGTTTPHTEFEAQVYILSKDEGGRHTPFFNNYRPQFYFRTTDVTGVVTLPEGTEMVMPGDTTGMSVKLIQPIAMDEGLRFAIREGGRTVGAGSVTKIVK, from the coding sequence GTGGCCAAGGCGAAGTTCGAGCGGACGAAGCCGCACGTCAACATCGGTACCATCGGTCACATCGACCATGGCAAGACCACGCTGACCGCGGCGATCTCCAAGGTTCTGCACGACGCGTACCCCGATGTGAACGCTTCGTTCGCGTTCGACCAGATCGACAAGGCGCCGGAAGAGAAGCAGCGCGGCATCACGATCTCGATCGCGCACATCGAGTACCAGACGGAGAACCGTCACTACGCGCACGTCGACTGCCCCGGGCACGCCGACTACATCAAGAACATGATCACCGGTGCGGCGCAGATGGACGGCGCCATCCTGGTGGTCGCGGCGACCGACGGTCCCATGCCGCAGACGAAGGAGCACGTCCTCCTGGCCCGCCAGGTCGGCGTCCCCTACATCGTCGTCGCGCTGAACAAGGCCGACATGGTGGACGACGAGGAGATCCTGGAGCTCGTCGAGCTCGAGGTCCGCGAGCTGCTCTCCGAGTACGAGTTCCCGGGCGACGACCTGCCGGTCGTGCGCGTTTCGGCGCTGAAGGCGCTGGAGGGTGACGAGACCTGGGGCAAGTCCGTGCTGGAGCTCATGGCCGCCGTCGACTCGGCGATCCCGGAGCCGGAGCGCGACACCGAGAAGCCGTTCCTCATGCCCGTCGAGGACGTCTTCACGATCACCGGCCGCGGCACCGTCGTGACCGGTCGCATCGAGCGCGGCATCATCAACGTGAACTCCGAGATCGAGATCGTCGGTATCAAGGAGACGTCGAAGAAGACGACGGTCACCTCGATCGAGATGTTCAAGAAGTTCCTCGACGAGGGTCGCGCCGGTGACAACGCCGCGCTGCTGCTCCGCGGCATCAAGCGCGAGGAGGTGGAGCGCGGCATGGTCATCGTCAAGCCGGGCACCACGACCCCGCACACCGAGTTCGAGGCGCAGGTCTACATCCTGTCCAAGGACGAGGGTGGCCGCCACACGCCGTTCTTCAACAACTACCGTCCGCAGTTCTACTTCCGGACGACGGACGTGACCGGCGTTGTGACGCTCCCCGAGGGCACCGAGATGGTCATGCCGGGTGACACCACCGGTATGTCGGTCAAGCTGATCCAGCCGATCGCCATGGACGAGGGCCTCCGCTTCGCGATCCGCGAGGGTGGCCGCACCGTCGGCGCCGGCTCGGTCACCAAGATCGTCAAGTGA
- the rpsJ gene encoding 30S ribosomal protein S10, translating to MAGQKIRIRLKAYDHEAIDASARKIVETVTRTGARVVGPVPLPTEKNVYCVIRSPHKYKDSREHFEMRTHKRLIDILDPTPKTVDALMRIDLPASVDVNIQ from the coding sequence ATGGCGGGACAAAAGATCCGCATCCGGCTCAAGGCCTACGACCACGAGGCGATCGACGCGTCTGCGCGCAAGATCGTTGAGACCGTGACGCGCACCGGCGCTCGGGTTGTCGGGCCCGTGCCGCTGCCCACTGAGAAGAACGTGTACTGCGTCATCCGCTCGCCGCACAAGTACAAGGACTCGCGCGAGCACTTCGAGATGCGCACGCACAAGCGGCTGATCGACATCCTCGACCCGACGCCGAAGACGGTTGACGCGCTCATGCGCATCGACCTGCCGGCCAGCGTCGACGTCAACATCCAGTAA
- the rplC gene encoding 50S ribosomal protein L3, whose amino-acid sequence MSDRQMKGILGTKLGMTQVFDENNRVVPVTVVRAEPNVVTQVRTEEKDGYTAVQLAAGAIDPRKVNKPVAGHFAKAGVTPRRHLVELRTADAGEYTVGQEITAEVFEAGAVVDITGTSKGKGTAGVMKRHNFRGLGSSHGTQRKHRSPGSIGGCATPGRVFKGLRMAGRMGHVRVTTQNLKVHKIDAENGLLLIKGAVPGPKGGLVFVKTAAKGGA is encoded by the coding sequence ATGTCTGACAGGCAGATGAAGGGCATCCTGGGCACCAAGCTCGGCATGACTCAGGTCTTCGACGAGAACAACCGGGTCGTCCCGGTGACCGTCGTCAGGGCTGAGCCCAATGTCGTGACCCAGGTTCGCACCGAGGAGAAGGACGGCTACACCGCCGTCCAGCTGGCGGCCGGCGCGATTGACCCGCGCAAGGTCAACAAGCCCGTCGCGGGGCACTTCGCCAAGGCCGGGGTCACGCCCCGTCGCCACCTGGTGGAGCTGCGCACGGCGGACGCCGGCGAGTACACGGTCGGCCAGGAGATCACCGCTGAGGTGTTCGAGGCCGGCGCTGTTGTCGACATCACCGGCACCAGCAAGGGCAAGGGCACCGCAGGTGTCATGAAGCGCCACAACTTCCGGGGTCTCGGCTCCAGCCACGGCACCCAGCGCAAGCACCGCTCGCCGGGTTCCATCGGCGGCTGCGCCACCCCGGGTCGCGTCTTCAAGGGTCTGCGCATGGCCGGCCGCATGGGCCACGTGCGCGTCACGACCCAGAACCTGAAGGTGCACAAGATCGACGCGGAGAACGGCCTGCTGCTCATCAAGGGCGCCGTTCCCGGTCCCAAGGGCGGTCTGGTGTTCGTCAAGACGGCCGCGAAGGGTGGTGCCTGA
- the rplD gene encoding 50S ribosomal protein L4, with the protein MSTVEIRTPDGQSAGTVELPSAVFDAQANVALLHQVVVAQQAAARQGTHSTKTRGEVSGGGKKPYRQKGTGRARQGSTRAPQFAGGGVVHGPQPRDYSQRTPKKMKAAALRGALSDRARANQVHVVSGLVDGDTPSTKTARKVLESVTQARRVLVVLNRTDEVSWVSVRNLQHVHVIAPDQLNTYDVLVNDDVVFTKDSLDVFLASKAQSGSGSAEATATVVDEEASK; encoded by the coding sequence ATGTCGACGGTTGAGATCCGTACGCCGGACGGCCAGTCCGCCGGCACGGTCGAGCTCCCCTCGGCTGTTTTCGACGCGCAGGCGAACGTCGCGCTGCTGCACCAGGTCGTCGTGGCCCAGCAGGCCGCCGCGCGCCAGGGCACGCACTCGACGAAGACCCGCGGCGAGGTGTCCGGTGGTGGCAAGAAGCCGTACCGCCAGAAGGGCACCGGTCGCGCCCGCCAGGGTTCGACGCGTGCGCCGCAGTTCGCCGGCGGTGGCGTCGTCCACGGCCCGCAGCCGCGTGACTACTCGCAGCGGACGCCCAAGAAGATGAAGGCCGCCGCTCTGCGCGGTGCCCTCTCCGACCGGGCCCGCGCCAACCAGGTGCACGTCGTGTCCGGCCTGGTGGACGGGGACACCCCGTCGACCAAGACCGCGCGCAAGGTCCTGGAGTCGGTCACCCAGGCCCGTCGTGTTCTCGTGGTGCTCAACCGCACCGACGAGGTCTCGTGGGTCAGCGTGCGCAACTTGCAGCACGTGCACGTGATCGCACCCGACCAGCTCAACACCTACGACGTGCTCGTCAACGACGACGTGGTGTTCACCAAGGACTCGCTCGACGTGTTCCTCGCCAGCAAGGCCCAGTCGGGTTCTGGCTCGGCTGAGGCCACGGCGACCGTGGTGGACGAGGAGGCCTCGAAGTGA
- the rplW gene encoding 50S ribosomal protein L23 yields the protein MIPDHRDILLAPVISEKSYGLLEENKYTFLVAPGSNKTQIKIAVEKVFGVKVVSVNTINRQGKRKRTRTGFGKRKDTKRAIVTLSADSKAIEIFGGPAA from the coding sequence GTGATCCCCGACCACAGGGACATCTTGCTCGCGCCGGTGATCTCCGAGAAGTCCTACGGACTGCTCGAGGAGAACAAGTACACCTTCCTGGTGGCGCCGGGTTCGAACAAGACCCAGATCAAGATCGCCGTGGAGAAGGTCTTCGGCGTGAAGGTCGTCAGCGTCAACACCATCAACCGGCAGGGCAAGCGCAAGCGCACCCGCACCGGGTTCGGCAAGCGCAAGGACACGAAGCGCGCGATCGTGACGCTGTCGGCTGACAGCAAGGCGATCGAGATCTTCGGCGGCCCTGCCGCCTGA
- the rplB gene encoding 50S ribosomal protein L2, whose product MGIRKYKPTTPGRRGASVSDFAEITRSTPEKSLIRPLHKLGGRNASGKITTRHKGGGHKRAYRLIDFRRNDKDGIPAKVAHIEYDPNRTARIALLHYADGEKRYIIAPEKLKQGDTVENGPKADIKPGNNLPLRNIPVGSVIHAIELRPGGGAKMARSAGASVQLVAKDGPYAQLRLPSGEIRNVDVRCRATLGEVGNKDHQNINWGKAGRMRWKGKKPTVRGVAMNPVDHPHGGGEGKTSGGRHPVNPAGKPEGRTRRRKPSDKLIVRRRRTGKKR is encoded by the coding sequence ATGGGCATTCGCAAGTACAAGCCGACGACCCCCGGTCGTCGCGGTGCGAGCGTCTCCGACTTCGCCGAGATCACTCGGTCGACTCCGGAGAAGTCGCTGATCCGCCCGCTGCACAAGCTGGGTGGCCGCAACGCGTCGGGCAAGATCACCACGCGGCACAAGGGTGGCGGTCACAAGCGGGCCTACCGCCTGATCGACTTCCGTCGCAACGACAAGGACGGCATCCCGGCCAAGGTCGCTCACATCGAGTACGACCCCAACCGCACCGCCCGCATCGCGCTTCTGCACTACGCCGACGGCGAGAAGCGCTACATCATCGCCCCGGAGAAGCTCAAGCAGGGTGACACGGTTGAGAACGGCCCCAAGGCCGACATCAAGCCGGGCAACAACCTGCCGCTGCGCAACATCCCGGTCGGTTCCGTGATCCACGCGATCGAGCTCCGCCCCGGCGGCGGCGCGAAGATGGCGCGCTCGGCCGGTGCCTCGGTCCAGCTCGTGGCCAAGGACGGTCCGTACGCCCAGCTGCGTCTCCCCTCGGGCGAGATCCGGAACGTGGACGTGCGCTGCCGCGCCACGCTCGGCGAGGTCGGCAACAAGGACCACCAGAACATCAACTGGGGCAAGGCCGGCCGCATGCGGTGGAAGGGCAAGAAGCCCACCGTCCGCGGTGTCGCCATGAACCCGGTCGACCACCCGCACGGTGGTGGTGAGGGCAAGACCTCCGGTGGTCGCCACCCGGTCAACCCGGCTGGTAAGCCCGAGGGTCGCACCCGCCGCCGCAAGCCAAGCGACAAGCTCATCGTCCGGCGTCGTCGCACCGGTAAGAAGCGCTGA
- the rpsS gene encoding 30S ribosomal protein S19 has product MPRSLKKGPFVDDHLLKKVDVQNEAGKKTVIKTWSRRSTIIPDMLGHTIAVHDGRKHVPVFVTEAMVGHKLGEFAPTRTFKGHIKDDRKSRRR; this is encoded by the coding sequence ATGCCTCGCAGCCTTAAGAAGGGTCCCTTCGTCGACGACCACCTGCTCAAGAAGGTGGACGTTCAGAACGAAGCGGGCAAGAAGACCGTCATCAAGACGTGGTCCCGCCGGTCCACGATCATCCCGGACATGCTGGGTCACACCATCGCGGTGCACGACGGCCGCAAGCACGTCCCGGTGTTCGTGACCGAGGCGATGGTCGGGCACAAGCTGGGCGAGTTCGCCCCGACCCGCACCTTCAAGGGTCACATCAAGGACGACCGGAAGTCTCGTCGCCGCTAG
- the rplV gene encoding 50S ribosomal protein L22, with amino-acid sequence MNARKDAEAQEFPRAVARARYVRDTPMKVRRVVELIKGRNASEALAVLQFAPQAASEPVAKVLASAMANAENNLSLDPDTLWVSAAFVDEGPTLKRFRPRAQGRAYRIRKRTSHITIEVESRPKKTSAKGTR; translated from the coding sequence ATGAACGCCCGTAAGGACGCTGAGGCGCAGGAGTTTCCGCGCGCCGTGGCTCGGGCTCGCTACGTCCGCGACACCCCCATGAAGGTCCGTCGCGTCGTCGAGCTCATCAAGGGTCGTAACGCCAGCGAGGCCCTGGCCGTGCTCCAGTTCGCGCCCCAGGCCGCCTCTGAGCCGGTCGCGAAGGTGCTCGCCAGCGCCATGGCCAACGCCGAGAACAACCTGTCCCTGGACCCCGACACCCTCTGGGTTTCGGCGGCCTTTGTGGACGAGGGTCCGACCCTCAAGCGTTTCCGCCCGCGTGCCCAGGGCCGCGCGTACCGGATCCGCAAGCGGACGTCGCACATCACCATCGAGGTGGAGTCGCGTCCGAAGAAGACCAGCGCGAAGGGAACCCGGTAG
- the rpsC gene encoding 30S ribosomal protein S3, with protein MGQKINPHGFRLGITTDWKSRWYADKQYAEYVAEDVKIRRLLSKGMERAGISKVEIERTRDRVRVDIHTARPGIVIGRRGAEADRIRGELEKLTKKQVQLNILEVKSPESDAQLVAQGVAEQLSNRVAFRRAMRKAIQSAMRSPQVKGIRVQCGGRLGGAEMSRSEHYRDGRVPLHTLRANIDYGFFEARTTFGRIGVKVWIYKGDIVGGISAKRALDAAPAQGADRAPRRDRNERPNRARRSGASGTTATSTEAGRAAADATASAEAPASAEKTES; from the coding sequence GTGGGCCAGAAGATCAACCCGCACGGCTTCCGGCTGGGGATCACCACCGACTGGAAGTCCCGCTGGTACGCCGACAAGCAGTACGCCGAGTACGTGGCGGAGGACGTCAAGATCCGCCGCCTGCTCAGCAAGGGCATGGAGCGTGCCGGCATCTCCAAGGTGGAGATCGAGCGGACCCGTGACCGGGTGCGCGTCGACATCCACACCGCCCGGCCGGGCATCGTCATCGGCCGTCGCGGTGCCGAGGCGGACCGCATCCGCGGTGAGCTGGAGAAGCTCACCAAGAAGCAGGTCCAGCTGAACATCCTCGAGGTCAAGAGCCCCGAGTCGGACGCGCAGCTCGTGGCACAGGGTGTCGCCGAGCAGCTGTCCAACCGCGTTGCCTTCCGGCGCGCGATGCGCAAGGCCATCCAGTCGGCCATGCGTTCGCCGCAGGTCAAGGGCATCCGCGTGCAGTGCGGCGGTCGCCTCGGCGGCGCCGAGATGTCCCGCTCGGAGCACTACCGCGACGGCCGCGTGCCGCTGCACACGCTCCGCGCCAACATCGACTACGGCTTCTTCGAGGCCCGCACCACGTTCGGCCGTATCGGCGTGAAGGTGTGGATCTACAAGGGCGACATCGTCGGTGGCATCTCGGCCAAGCGCGCGCTCGACGCGGCCCCGGCTCAGGGAGCCGACCGCGCCCCGCGCCGCGACCGCAACGAGCGTCCGAACCGTGCCCGTCGCTCCGGTGCCAGCGGCACCACCGCGACGAGCACCGAGGCCGGTCGTGCCGCAGCTGACGCCACGGCGTCGGCCGAGGCCCCGGCTTCTGCAGAGAAGACGGAGAGCTGA
- the rplP gene encoding 50S ribosomal protein L16, producing the protein MLIPRRVKHRKQHHPKRSGAAKGGTKVTFGEYGIQALEPAYVTNRQIESARIAITRHIRRGGKVWINIFPDRPLTKKPAETRMGSGKGSPEWWVANVKPGRVLFEMAFPNEQVAREALRRAIHKLPMKCRIVTREGGEF; encoded by the coding sequence ATGCTCATCCCTCGTAGGGTCAAGCACCGCAAGCAGCACCACCCCAAGCGGTCGGGTGCTGCCAAGGGCGGCACGAAGGTCACCTTCGGTGAGTACGGCATCCAGGCTCTCGAGCCGGCCTACGTCACCAACAGGCAGATCGAGTCCGCTCGTATCGCCATCACGCGCCACATCCGCCGTGGCGGCAAGGTCTGGATCAACATCTTCCCGGACCGTCCGCTGACGAAGAAGCCGGCCGAGACCCGCATGGGTTCCGGTAAGGGTTCGCCGGAGTGGTGGGTGGCCAACGTCAAGCCGGGTCGCGTCCTCTTCGAGATGGCCTTCCCGAACGAGCAGGTGGCCCGCGAGGCGCTCCGCCGCGCGATCCACAAGCTCCCGATGAAGTGCCGCATCGTTACGCGTGAGGGTGGTGAGTTCTGA